The window AGCATATTCTTTTCCATTAACATCGTCATTTTCTGCATCATACGAAACCAACTCTAAGAAGAAAGGAATATCTTCTGCAACACATTCTGAACCAACTCGTTCCATAAAGACATGTTTTAATTCATTAATTTCAGCAGCTTCATCTACATCATAATATAACAAGAATTTCACCGCGTCTGCGCCATTTTCTTTTAACCGCTTCACTGACCAATTAGGCAATAAATCTGGTAAACGACCGGGTTCTGAAGCATCATAGCCTGTTTTTTCATAAGCAATTAATAGTCCCGCCTCTGAATCACGGACCTTCGCCGCTGGCAAACCAAATTCTGGGTCTAATAAAATCGAACTTGCGTAAGGCGTTAATTCTTCTGAAACCACTTCTTTAAACCGAATAATTCCTTCGTCGCCGATTTCTTTCGGACTATCTTGCGCAATCATTTTCTTTAATGAGCCTCTTTGGTCGATCGCCAAAGCGCCAATAATTCCATTTTCATCAGACAATCGTTCTAAAGCCGCTCTTTTATTTTTCGTTAAGGTTAACATGAATCATAACTCCTTCTTATTTTTAATTTGGTAAGCCAATGAACCTTCTAAATACGTTGCTTCTAGTTCTAATTCCTTTGACAACACAATAAAATCTGCTGCCAGTCCATAGGCAATCTTGCCACATTTATCAGCAATTCCAACACTTTTTGCAGGAACTGAGCTTCCCATCTGAATCGCTTCAAAAGGTGTGGCAATTCCCCAATCCACCACATTTTTAATCGCATCCTTCAGTTGTAAAACGCTACCTGCTAAACTGCCGCTTTCTAAACTCGCAACGCCGGATTGAACCGTCACAGGAAATTCTCCTAGTTGATAATTACCATCTGGCATTCTTCCTGCTCGCATACAATCCGTAATTAAAGCAATTCGATCACGACCAGTTGCATTCATTAAAATATCAGCGGCTACAGGATGAACATGATGCCCATCACAAATTAGCTCATTAAAAACATTTTTTAACGACATCGCTGCGCCCACCATTCCCGGCTCACGATGATTTAAAGGACTCATGCCGTTGTAGGTATGCACAAAAATAGAAGCTCCATTTTCAACAGCTGTTTTAGCTTCTTGATAAGTAGCATCACTATGAGCCAAGGCAACATAAATACCTAATTTTTTCGCAAACCGAGTAAATTCTGCTACCCCTTCTCGTTCTGGAGCAATCGCAATCTTCTTAATTAAGCCTTCTGATTTGATTTGCCATTTCTCTAATTTAGCAAGGCTCGGATCACCAAAGTAACTCGTATTTTGAGCGCCTTTATGTTTTTCTGTAAAAAATGGACCTTCTAAGAAAATCCCTTGAATCTTAGCTCC is drawn from Carnobacterium gallinarum DSM 4847 and contains these coding sequences:
- the lacD gene encoding tagatose-bisphosphate aldolase, translating into MLTLTKNKRAALERLSDENGIIGALAIDQRGSLKKMIAQDSPKEIGDEGIIRFKEVVSEELTPYASSILLDPEFGLPAAKVRDSEAGLLIAYEKTGYDASEPGRLPDLLPNWSVKRLKENGADAVKFLLYYDVDEAAEINELKHVFMERVGSECVAEDIPFFLELVSYDAENDDVNGKEYAKVKPHKVIDMMKEFSKPQYNVDVLKMEVPVNMNYVVGFGEESVYSREEALGYFTEQGQATELPFIFLSAGVSAELFQETLQFAHEAGSRFNGVLCGRATWKNGVAPFAKEGEVVAREWLQTTGKANIEALDQVLKGTAQPWYSKVN
- the nagA gene encoding N-acetylglucosamine-6-phosphate deacetylase, which translates into the protein MKKVIYAEKFFLESGVVGPGFLTLDETRFGEFSLELPGGEIEILDYTDKWIAPGLVDTHIHGLLGYDVMDNEAAGIHAISEGLLACGVTSFLPTTLTASTEQLDSVVEMIGKMYQKVKGAKIQGIFLEGPFFTEKHKGAQNTSYFGDPSLAKLEKWQIKSEGLIKKIAIAPEREGVAEFTRFAKKLGIYVALAHSDATYQEAKTAVENGASIFVHTYNGMSPLNHREPGMVGAAMSLKNVFNELICDGHHVHPVAADILMNATGRDRIALITDCMRAGRMPDGNYQLGEFPVTVQSGVASLESGSLAGSVLQLKDAIKNVVDWGIATPFEAIQMGSSVPAKSVGIADKCGKIAYGLAADFIVLSKELELEATYLEGSLAYQIKNKKEL